ATCGGATGCGGGGTACGACGAACCGCGGCAACCGATGCGATTCCGGCGAGCGCGATGGTTGCGGCACAGGCCATGACCGCGCTCGTCATCGCCGCGACCACGGCGGCAAGGCCGAGGACGATGCCGACGCCCACACCGCGGGCGGGGAGCCTGCTCGCGCCGAGGGCGCTCAGAACGGCCAGCACCCCGAGGAACGGAAACGCGTAGCGGAAGGCCTGCCCGGTCCACGCGCTCAAGCCGGGCGGCGCTCCGTTGGCGCCGCTGAAGGGCGTGGTGCAGTATGCGGCCGCGGTCAGCGCCGCAAGACCGAGCAGTATCCGGAGATGGGAGCTCCGGGCAGGCCCCTCGGCCCGCGCCCGCGGTACGACCAGCGCCAGGGCGAAGGCCACGAGGATGACGAAGGGGAGACGCAGCTGCTCCCACACCGCGCCCGCCAGGATCCTCCAGTGCCGGGCACTCGTCGGGTCGAGGACGGACGCGAGGCTCGTGCGCCGCAGCCATGCCGGCTCGATGAAGCCCGGGAGGAGGTCGAACCGGCCCACCGCCACACGGACGAAGCCGAGCGGATTCCCCACCTCGGCCAGATTCCTCCCGTACCAGAATGCGCCGACGAGGAGACCCGCGGCGGCGAGCGTGACCGTCGTCCCGTCGATGGCGCGCGCGGGGCGGGGTGCTCTCATCCTCACGATGGTCAGGGCGGCGAGCAGCAGCGCCGCGTAGATGAGGCCGGGGATCTTGATGCCGGCGACCATGCCCACCGCTGCCAGGCAGAAGGCCACCGCAGCCGGCGACCGCGTGGTCTCGCATGCGAACGCGAAGTACAGGCCCGCCATGAAGAACGCCCCGAGCGGCAGGTCGACGTGCATCGTATCGACGTGCTTGCGCGTGATCGGCATGGCCAGCAGAAGAAATGCGGCCGTCAGCGCGTGGATGCGCTGTGCGCCGAGCTCGACGGCGACGAGGTACGTTGCGAGGCCGAAGATCAGCCAGGCAATCAGGTTCGGAAAGGCGACCAGGAAGTCCTCGCGGAACGGCAGCAGGAAGAGCGTGCACAGGACCTCCCAGTCGAACGGGTAGCGCCCGACCTGGGCCGCATAACGGCTCGCCCCGACGGGCCCGGGCGTCACCAGGGCGTGCGCCTGGTACCACCTGGCCATGGCGGGAAGGTGGTAGGCGAGCGAGTCGTGGTCGGTGATGGGCGTCGTGGCGAGGCGGATGAGAAGCGTGAGCCCGAGCACGCCGAACGCGAAGACGAGCGCATGCTCGGGCCAGATGAAACGGGGGGGTGGGATACGGAAGAGCGCGAGACGGCGGCGTGCCGCGGGCACGGCAAGCCCGAGGAAGAACGCGGTCGCCTCGCAGGGCAGCACGCCGCCGAGGCTGAGCCATCCCGCCGCTCCCAGCGCCAGCCCGACGCACGCCTGGAAGAGGCACCACGTCACCAGGACCGCCAGCAGCACCCGCGCCGCGGATCTGGGCTCGATCGGGGGAAGCGTCAGGCAGAACGGCAGCGGCCCCACCACGATCGCCGTGAAGGCGAGCAGGTCGAGCAGGTGATGCGCCAGGGCGGTCAGTACCCGTCCATCGTCGCCAGCCGCTCGCGGTGGTACGCGGGGTCCCCGAACGCCACCTCGTTCCAGCGCGCGCGCTTGAACCAGAGGTGCAGGTCGTGCTCCCAAGTGAAGCCGATCCCGCCGTGCATCTGCACCGAGCGGTTGACCGTGCGGCTGTAGACCTCGCCCAGCCGTGCCTTGGCGATCGCGGCTGCGCGCGCCGCCTCGCGCGGGCGGTGGTCGAACGCGTAGGCCGCGTACCAGACGAGCGAGCGCGCAGGCTCCACCTCCGACACCGTCTCGGCGGCCATGTGCTTGAGCGCCTGGAAGGAGCCGATGGGCCGGCCGAACTGCTGGCGCACCTTCGAGTACTCGACCGCCATCTCGAGCGCGCGCGCGGCGCCGCCCAGGCTGTCGGCGGCGAGACCGATCGCGCCGAGATCGAGGAGCCGGGCGAGGAGCGGCCAGCCGGCGCCCTCGCGGCCGACGAGCGCGCTGCGCTCGACGCCGACGTCGCGCAGGCTGACCTCGCCCACGCGGCGCGTGAGGTCGATGGTCTCGTCGCGCCGCACACGCACACCGGGCGCGCTCGTCTCCACCAGGAAGAGCGACACATCCTTCCGCCCGGTGCGCGCGGCGACGAGCAGCAGCTCGGCGCCCGGCGCGCCCATGACGAAGAGCTTCGTCCCGCCGAGCCGCCAGCCGTCGCGCGTGCGGCGCGCGGGTAGCGTGATCCCCTCCGCGTCGTGGCGGTCGCTATCCTCCAGGTAGGCGAGGGCGGCGAAGCACTCGCCCGCGACCAGGCGCGGCAGCCACGCCTTGCGCTCTGCCCCCGCGCCGGCGCGCAGCAGCGCGTGGATCACGAGCTGCGTCGGCAGGAAGGGCCCCGGCGCGGCCGCGCGCCCGAGCTCCTCCAGCACGAGCGCCAGGTCGAGCATCGAGAGCCCGAGCCCACCCTCCTTCTCCGGCACGACGAGCCCCATCCAGCCGAGCTCGGCCATCCTGGCGTAGAGCGCGCGCGGCACGCCGTCGGGCGTCTTCGCGGTCTCGCGCACGAGCGCCGGCGGGCACTCGCGCGCCAGGAACTCGCGCGCCGCGCGTTGGAGGGCCTCCTGGTCCTCAGTGAGGCCGAAGTCGATCAAATACCACGCCTCATCGTATGCCGCGGGCCTCGCGCGGCATGCCGAGCCCGCGCTCGGCGATGATGTTCTTCTGGATCTGCGAGGTGCCGCCGCCGATGATCAGGCCGAGGGAGTACATGAAGTCGCTCGGCCACACGCCGCCGTCGCGCGCGCGGGGGTCGCGCTTGTGGAGCGGCCCGTAGGAGCCCAGGACGTCGAGCGCCGCACGCGCGATGTCGTGGTTCAGCTCGGTCGTCACCAGCTTGTTGATCGACGCCGAGATGCCGGGCGGCCGGCCGTGGAGCGCGTCGGTCAGCTGGCGGTAGGCCTCGAGCCTCATCGTCTCGACGCGGATGGCGAGGTCGGCGAGACGCTGGCGGACGACGGGATCCTCGCTCGCGGGGCCGCCGTTCCGGCGGTGGGTGCGCGCGAGGCGCACGAGCTTCTGGAACGTCTGCTGCGTGCGCGTGGTCGAGCCCAGCATGTTGCGCTCGTGGGCGAGGGTGGCGTTCGCCACCTGCCAGCCGGCGTTCAGCTGGCCGACCAGGTTCGCGCGCGGCACGCGGACGTCCTCGAGGAAGACCTCGTTGAAGCCGGCGTCGCCCGTCATCTGCACGAGCGGGCGCACCGTGATGCCGGGCGTCCTCATGTCGATCAGGATGTAGGAGATGCCGGCGTGCCTGGACGCGTCGGGATCGGTGCGCACGAGGCAGAACATCCAGTCGGCGTACTGCGCGTTCGACGTCCACACCTTCTGCCCGTTCACGACGAACTCGTCGCCGCGGAGCTCCGCGCGCGTGCGCAGCGAGGCCAGGTCCGAGCCCGCCCCCGGCTCCGAGTAGCCCTGGCACCAGATCTCCTCGGCGGTCAGGATCTTGGGGAGGTGGCGGCGCCGCTGCTCCTCGGTGCCGTGCTGGATGAGCGTCGGGCCGACCATCGAGATGCCGAGGAGGCCGATCAGCCCCGGGGCCCGCGCGCGCACCATCTCGTCGTTGACGATCGTCTGGCGCATGATGTCGGCGCCCTGGCCGCCCCAGTCGCGCGGCCAGGCGAGCGCCAGGTAGCCGGCCGCGTGGACCTTCCGCTGCCAGGCCTTGGCCGCGGCGATGCGGCGCGGGTCGCCGAA
This genomic stretch from Deltaproteobacteria bacterium harbors:
- a CDS encoding acyl-CoA dehydrogenase — encoded protein: MIDFGLTEDQEALQRAAREFLARECPPALVRETAKTPDGVPRALYARMAELGWMGLVVPEKEGGLGLSMLDLALVLEELGRAAAPGPFLPTQLVIHALLRAGAGAERKAWLPRLVAGECFAALAYLEDSDRHDAEGITLPARRTRDGWRLGGTKLFVMGAPGAELLLVAARTGRKDVSLFLVETSAPGVRVRRDETIDLTRRVGEVSLRDVGVERSALVGREGAGWPLLARLLDLGAIGLAADSLGGAARALEMAVEYSKVRQQFGRPIGSFQALKHMAAETVSEVEPARSLVWYAAYAFDHRPREAARAAAIAKARLGEVYSRTVNRSVQMHGGIGFTWEHDLHLWFKRARWNEVAFGDPAYHRERLATMDGY
- a CDS encoding acyl-CoA dehydrogenase, whose amino-acid sequence is MDLSYTPEELAFQREVRAWLRRNVPGRQRDERPVEFGDPRRIAAAKAWQRKVHAAGYLALAWPRDWGGQGADIMRQTIVNDEMVRARAPGLIGLLGISMVGPTLIQHGTEEQRRRHLPKILTAEEIWCQGYSEPGAGSDLASLRTRAELRGDEFVVNGQKVWTSNAQYADWMFCLVRTDPDASRHAGISYILIDMRTPGITVRPLVQMTGDAGFNEVFLEDVRVPRANLVGQLNAGWQVANATLAHERNMLGSTTRTQQTFQKLVRLARTHRRNGGPASEDPVVRQRLADLAIRVETMRLEAYRQLTDALHGRPPGISASINKLVTTELNHDIARAALDVLGSYGPLHKRDPRARDGGVWPSDFMYSLGLIIGGGTSQIQKNIIAERGLGMPREARGIR